Genomic window (Kaistia defluvii):
GAGCGCCCCGCTCCAGTATGGAATTTCTCTGATCTTTCCGCCATATATGCCCGACAAACTCAAGGCTCCGGACCGGGTCCGGAAGCGTGCTGATCGGAACGTCATGAACGCCCCCTTCGCCAAGATGAATGGCATCGGCAACCAGATCACCGTGCTCGACATGCGCGGTGCGGAAACACGCCTCGATGCCGCCTCGGCGCGCGCGATCGCGGCCGACCCGCGCACGGCCTTCGACCAGTTGATGGTGATCGAGCCGCCGAAGACGGCCGGCACCGACGCCTTCATGACAATCTTCAATACCGACGGCTCGCTGTCGGGCGCCTGCGGCAACGGCACGCGCTGCGTCGCCCTCGTGCTGATGCGCGAGAGCGGCCGCGAGACCTTCAAGCTCGAAACCTCGGCCGGCCTGCTCGACGTGGTGGCGAAGGATGCCGACACCATCACGGTCGACATGGGCGAGCCGCGCTTCGGCTGGGCCGAGATTCCGCTTGCCAAGCCGTTCGAGGACACGACAGCTATCGATCTGAGCTTCGGCCCGGTCGGCGCGCCGATCCTGTCGTGCCCGGCGGTCGCCAATATCGGCAATCCGCATGCGATCTACTGGGTCGAGGACGTCGCCGCGATCGATCTCGGGCGCATCGGCCCGATTCTCGAGCGCGACCCGATCTTCCCCGAGCGCGCCAATATCTCAATCGCCGAAGTGACATCCGACCATTCGATCACGCTGCGCGTGTGGGAGCGCGGGGCC
Coding sequences:
- the dapF gene encoding diaminopimelate epimerase; this encodes MNAPFAKMNGIGNQITVLDMRGAETRLDAASARAIAADPRTAFDQLMVIEPPKTAGTDAFMTIFNTDGSLSGACGNGTRCVALVLMRESGRETFKLETSAGLLDVVAKDADTITVDMGEPRFGWAEIPLAKPFEDTTAIDLSFGPVGAPILSCPAVANIGNPHAIYWVEDVAAIDLGRIGPILERDPIFPERANISIAEVTSDHSITLRVWERGAGLTLACGSAACATAVSAARLGKTGRVIDVRLPGGVLNIEWRADNHILMTGAAEFEHEGVITLGDEIRIEVAADTVARRA